The Stigmatella erecta genome window below encodes:
- a CDS encoding TerB family tellurite resistance protein, with amino-acid sequence MDFGKAGWLSSIIEEAVAAHPPAPSPVPPGDRSGYARARAYLRQTLRVSGLLHGPVLEDRPAEAGAEPAAETRLFLSLVRTLARMALDIASLTGAPAGPRPEQLFLLFAVFSGELEVAEALDARLQAKHEVPRRLHGKVESALARRALSLAGDPVYGLVLHNGALYLDAQLFGRQAIAYFARGRLGRRAAQRRSGLVAHQKALLVQVLAGLSAADHMPSYASRRAILRQVEGLMLPESIASGLRGAVKKSFEHRLDVRARVAGVRSPDTRHFLLEQALLASLVDGQRSSGERRFIRELAEGLGVPEAELHRLELETVGFYASHRSVVDVFTAPATASLLGEDFILRTQAVLEKNFQALMQEARETGDLAVLLAKAVRGQKLTADERRRMREQLIDVAKVIPALAIFAAPGGLLLLLAVAKVLHINLLPSAFQALSATTLVPVETAPEGTPVPGPRAQALAGPQDEAPLEAPAQSRRCG; translated from the coding sequence ATGGATTTCGGCAAGGCGGGTTGGCTCTCCTCGATCATCGAGGAGGCGGTGGCGGCACATCCGCCCGCACCGTCCCCGGTGCCGCCGGGGGACCGCTCCGGCTATGCCCGGGCCCGGGCGTACCTGCGCCAGACGCTCCGGGTCAGTGGCCTGCTCCATGGGCCCGTGCTCGAGGACCGGCCGGCAGAGGCTGGGGCGGAGCCCGCCGCCGAGACGCGGCTGTTCCTGTCGCTGGTGCGCACGCTGGCGCGGATGGCGCTGGACATCGCGTCGCTGACGGGCGCGCCCGCGGGCCCGCGCCCGGAGCAGCTCTTCCTGCTGTTCGCCGTGTTCTCCGGGGAGCTGGAGGTGGCCGAGGCCCTGGACGCGAGGCTCCAGGCGAAGCACGAGGTGCCGCGGCGCCTGCACGGCAAGGTGGAGAGCGCGCTGGCGCGGCGCGCCCTGTCCCTGGCGGGAGACCCCGTCTATGGGCTCGTGCTCCACAACGGGGCGCTGTACCTGGACGCGCAGCTGTTCGGACGGCAGGCCATCGCCTACTTCGCCCGGGGCCGGCTGGGGCGCCGGGCGGCGCAGCGGCGCAGCGGCCTCGTGGCCCACCAGAAGGCCCTCCTGGTGCAGGTGCTGGCGGGGCTCTCCGCCGCGGACCACATGCCCAGCTACGCCTCGCGCCGCGCCATCCTCCGGCAGGTGGAGGGGTTGATGCTGCCGGAGTCCATCGCCTCCGGGCTGCGGGGCGCGGTAAAGAAGTCCTTCGAGCACCGGCTGGACGTGCGGGCCCGGGTGGCGGGCGTCCGGAGCCCGGACACGCGGCACTTCCTCCTGGAGCAGGCGCTGCTGGCCTCGCTGGTGGATGGGCAGCGCTCGTCCGGAGAGCGCCGCTTCATCCGGGAGCTGGCGGAGGGCCTGGGCGTCCCCGAGGCCGAGCTGCACCGCCTGGAGCTGGAGACGGTGGGCTTCTACGCGAGCCACCGCTCGGTGGTGGATGTGTTCACGGCCCCCGCCACCGCGAGCCTGCTGGGCGAGGACTTCATTCTCCGGACGCAGGCGGTGCTGGAGAAGAACTTCCAGGCGCTGATGCAGGAGGCGCGGGAGACGGGCGACCTGGCGGTGCTGCTGGCCAAGGCGGTGCGGGGGCAGAAGCTCACGGCGGACGAGCGCCGGCGGATGCGGGAGCAGCTCATCGACGTGGCCAAGGTGATTCCGGCGCTGGCCATCTTCGCCGCCCCCGGCGGGCTGCTGCTGCTGCTGGCCGTGGCCAAGGTGCTGCACATCAACCTGCTGCCCAGCGCCTTCCAGGCCCTGTCGGCGACCACCCTCGTCCCGGTGGAGACGGCCCCCGAGGGCACGCCCGTGCCGGGGCCGCGCGCCCAGGCCCTGGCCGGGCCGCAGGACGAGGCGCCGCTCGAGGCCCCTGCCCAGAGCCGGCGCTGCGGCTGA
- the exaC gene encoding acetaldehyde dehydrogenase ExaC — translation MTKIYEAPGQPGSKIQFSSRYGNYIGGEFVPPSKGQYFENISPVTGRPFCEVARSNHDDIEKALDAAHKAKTAWGKTSVTQRAEVLNKIADRMQANLEMLAVGETWDNGKPIRETLAADLPLAIDHFRYYAGCIRAQEGTMGELDENTVSYQFHEPLGVVGQIIPWNFPLLMAAWKLAPALAAGNCVVIKPAEQTPVTLLKLMELVGDLLPAGVVNVVNGFGIEAGKPLASNKRIAKIAFTGETTTGRLIMQYASENLIPVTLELGGKSPNIFFSDVFDKDDDFAQKALEGFAMFALNQGEVCTCPSRALVQERFYEAFVQKAVERTKKIVQGNPLDTRTMLGAQASNDQLEKILSYIDIGKKEGAKVLTGGGRASMQGALAEGYYVEPTIFEGTNRMRVFQEEIFGPVVSVAKFKDMEDAVATANDSLYGLGAGVWTRDTNTAYRMGRAIQAGRVWVNCYHLYPAHAAFGGYKQSGIGRETHKMMLSHYQQTKNMLVSYDPKPMGFF, via the coding sequence ATGACGAAGATCTATGAAGCCCCCGGACAGCCGGGCAGCAAGATCCAGTTCTCCAGCCGCTATGGCAATTACATCGGCGGAGAGTTCGTTCCTCCCTCCAAGGGCCAGTACTTCGAGAACATCTCGCCGGTGACGGGCCGGCCGTTCTGCGAGGTGGCCCGCTCCAACCACGACGACATCGAGAAGGCCCTGGACGCGGCCCACAAGGCGAAGACCGCCTGGGGCAAGACGTCCGTCACCCAGCGCGCGGAGGTGCTCAACAAGATCGCCGACCGGATGCAGGCCAACCTGGAGATGCTCGCGGTGGGCGAGACGTGGGACAACGGCAAGCCCATCCGCGAGACGCTCGCGGCGGACCTGCCGCTGGCCATCGACCACTTCCGCTACTACGCCGGCTGCATCCGCGCCCAGGAAGGCACCATGGGCGAGCTGGACGAGAACACCGTCTCGTACCAGTTCCACGAGCCGCTGGGCGTGGTGGGGCAGATCATCCCCTGGAACTTCCCGCTGCTCATGGCGGCCTGGAAGCTGGCGCCCGCGCTGGCGGCCGGCAACTGCGTCGTCATCAAGCCCGCGGAGCAGACGCCGGTCACCCTGCTCAAGCTCATGGAGCTGGTGGGCGACCTGCTGCCCGCGGGTGTCGTCAACGTGGTGAACGGCTTCGGCATCGAGGCGGGCAAGCCGCTCGCGAGCAACAAGCGCATCGCGAAGATCGCCTTCACGGGTGAGACGACGACGGGCCGGCTCATCATGCAGTACGCCTCCGAGAACCTCATCCCGGTGACGCTGGAGCTGGGCGGCAAGTCGCCCAACATCTTCTTCTCGGACGTGTTCGACAAGGACGACGACTTCGCGCAGAAGGCGCTGGAGGGCTTCGCCATGTTCGCCCTCAACCAGGGCGAGGTGTGCACCTGCCCGTCGCGCGCGCTCGTGCAGGAGCGCTTCTACGAGGCGTTCGTCCAGAAGGCGGTGGAGCGCACGAAGAAGATCGTCCAGGGCAACCCGCTGGACACCCGGACGATGCTCGGCGCCCAGGCGTCGAATGATCAGCTGGAGAAGATCCTCTCGTACATCGACATCGGCAAGAAGGAGGGCGCCAAGGTGCTCACCGGCGGTGGCCGGGCCTCGATGCAGGGCGCGCTGGCGGAGGGCTACTACGTGGAGCCCACCATCTTCGAGGGCACCAACCGGATGCGCGTCTTCCAGGAGGAGATCTTCGGCCCGGTGGTCTCGGTGGCCAAGTTCAAGGACATGGAGGATGCCGTCGCCACCGCCAACGACTCGCTCTACGGCCTGGGCGCCGGCGTGTGGACGCGCGACACCAACACGGCCTATCGCATGGGCCGCGCCATCCAGGCCGGCCGCGTGTGGGTGAACTGCTACCACCTGTACCCGGCGCACGCCGCGTTCGGGGGTTACAAGCAGTCGGGCATCGGCCGCGAGACGCACAAGATGATGCTCAGCCACTACCAGCAGACGAAGAACATGCTGGTGAGCTACGACCCGAAGCCGATGGGCTTCTTCTAG
- a CDS encoding DUF779 domain-containing protein: MSVERVAVTPAAEKLLRQLQAQHGPLMFHQSGGCCDGSAPMCFPRGDFKIGQQDVFLGTIVDTPFYISGPQFEYWQHTHLTVDVVPGRGSGFSVEAPEGVRFLIRSRVFEDAEYRALEAAGPPLRGLQH, from the coding sequence ATGAGCGTGGAGCGTGTGGCGGTAACGCCAGCGGCCGAGAAGTTGCTGCGCCAGCTGCAGGCGCAGCATGGGCCGTTGATGTTCCACCAGTCGGGTGGCTGCTGTGATGGCAGCGCGCCCATGTGCTTTCCCCGGGGGGACTTCAAGATCGGCCAGCAGGACGTGTTCCTGGGGACGATCGTGGACACCCCGTTCTACATCTCGGGTCCGCAGTTCGAGTACTGGCAGCACACCCACCTGACGGTGGACGTGGTGCCGGGACGGGGAAGCGGCTTCTCGGTGGAAGCCCCCGAGGGCGTGCGCTTCCTCATCCGCTCGCGCGTGTTCGAGGACGCGGAGTACCGCGCCCTTGAGGCGGCAGGGCCTCCCCTGCGCGGGCTGCAGCACTGA